In the genome of Fischerella sp. PCC 9605, the window TATTCCAGCAGGAAATTAACAATTCTTAAGAAAGATGGCACTAACTTTGATTTTGTGCTAGAGCCGACAAACGCAAGAACAGCAAAGATAGTTGTAAAAAATGTTGATCTAAGCCTTTTAGTACCTAAAGCACCTGAGTGGACTAAAAAAGATAAAGGTTTAGAAGTCATTGCTTTTACAGACAGAGAATGGAACAGACAACAGGTTAGTTTTCCTGCTAATTCAGAAAATATAGAAATTAGTGGAGGAGATGGTTTTGAAAAGCAAAATCTTGCAGAGATTGCATTGGCTAACAATTGCTTAAATGCAGGGTATTGGGAAATCTTACTTTTCACTAAAGAAAGTGGGAATAAAGCTCTTTACTACCAAAGTTGGTTCACGTTCCCAATGGGACATTACAAAAATATATTTGAAAAAATTAATAATATGTCCTATTGGAAGCATCGGTGGAGATTAGAACACTGGCAAGACCCGGCTGGTACGGTAGTTAATACAAATTTGCTCAGGGAAGTAATAGATGAAAAAGAAGCTCCGGCAAAATTCCCACTTGATGAAAGAATAATTTCATCCGGAGAGCAAAGTAGAAAAATTAGAACTACACTCGCCAAAAATCTGACAACTTGGGGAGATTTTTACAATGATGCTACGGAAATAAAATTTGCTTCTTTTCGACCACCAGGATACTATGATTCTGAAAAACCTTGGTTTAATCAATACTGGAGAATTGGTAAATTTGAAAAAGCTATTTTGAGAAACATTCAACCTGTAGGTGTTAAGCAAAAATTGCAGGAAATTGAGTTAGTGTTTAAAGACACAAAGAATGGTGAACAAAATCGGCTATTCATCAGTGGCGTCAACCTCAAAGGACTTCCTCAATTAACTGTAAACGACTATTCCAAAGGCTTGTATATGCCGATGGGAATTGGAATACCTCCTTTTTACCAAAGCTACGAAGAATTACAAAAGAATCATCCAGATAAAAGCCCTTACTTCAGTGTTTTGCTTGATTCAAAGAATAGATGGATAGATCACCATAGCTTAGCTGTTGATGGGCCAGTTATGCACCTTGATAAAGACAATCCAAACCTCCTGCATCTTTACTTGCTATCTTACGAAAGGAATACTTTAGTTGCTCATTTCTTAATCAACCTGGAATGAGTGAATTAGTGGTTCTCAGATGACTATTTCAAGAGTAAAATCTGAAAAAGAGGAAAACAGAGAAATTTTGGATTTTTCTTTGTTTTCCTCTTTTATCTAAGGTTATTTTATCAATTCTGGTTAACCTAATTCGGATAACTTTGCTGCTTAAGATATTTGTGAACCATTTGTAATAATTCTTGGGACTGTGGGGGCTTGCCTAAAAACTCAGTTGCGCCAACCGACATAGCACGGGCACGGTCAATTTGAGTATTCCGCTCTGTCAGAATAATAATAGGTGTATTCCGAAAAACGGGAGTGTCTCGCAAAAATTTACAGATGCTATAGCCATCAGCATTTGGCAGGAGCAGGTCTAACAAAATTAAATCAGGCTTGTGTTCAATGAGTTGGGAGAAACCTCGCATTGGCTCTGGAATACTCAACATTTGATACCCCGATGGCATCAAAATTTTTCTTAAAGTGTAAGCCAACACGGGACTATCATCAATGCAAGCGATTAAAGGCTGTTTCTGAACAGATGTGACAGGCTTGCTTTCTGATAGGGGGTATGTTGTCACAACTGTCTGTTTGACATTCGGTAATGGTAAATCTGGAATGTTTTGAAATTCCAGCACACCCTTTTCAAACCAAGGTATCAAGGAGAGGGTTAGCTCTGTCACCGATTTTTCCTGCTCTAGGGCAATATCCCATAAAGCGAACTTATTTTTGAAATACTTCTTCTCTAAAACCGGGAGTTCCTGAAAGTCTACTGTTGGCTTCAAAACTGGTGCGAGAGTGGGGCTAAGGTGGCCTAGACCAGCAGCTTGCCATTTTTGTCGTGCGTTCGTTGCTTGTGCAAGAACTGACAGTATTTCCCTGGAAGACAAAGCTACAAGCGAGGGGACATGTAATATATCTGTTTTACTAGGTTTCCAGTTGCTTTCAAAGTCTGTGTGGCTACTTAATTCAAAAAAACATTCTTGGACAATTGTACGAATTACTAATTTGGCTTGGATTGCACTCAGTTGCCTTTGACTGATTCCTTGAACAAGAAGGTGACATTCCCAAGGTTGATCTCCCGATAATTGTAAAGGCTCAACACCCCAGTTCCAGTTAGGACAATGTTGCTTTAAAGCTCTGTTCCAGCGCCTCACAGGATGCACCTCACTTGTGACATAGGTCAATTTACCATCACTTAAGTGAAGATTCCAAACGACTGTATGCTTGTGTAGAACAAGCACTCCATCACTAGCATGTTTACTCAGGTTGTTTAATTCTTCAGCCAGCCTTGTTAGTATCATTTGAAACAATTGCTATCCGCTCTCAATCATTATGCCGTAGCTTAGATCCTAGTTAATTGCTTGTATGATTGTGTTGCAAAAACTGGTGCTGAAGGATAGTGATTGCTCATATTTTGTGTAATATAATTTAATTTCTAAGACGAATTATCCACCAAGTCGTTATAAAAGGAGACAGCCCTAATAAGCTCATAATTTCTTGCTGTAGAAGATTTAAAGTGAAGTTATAAAAAGCACGTAATAATCGTTCAGCAGTGGGTATATCAGTCTGTTTCTTGGGATTATGGGGATATAGCCCAGTAAGAGTTTTGCTCTGTGCGATCAGTTTAGGTTTCAACAACAGTTTCCTGACACTCATAATCGAAACTAAGTAACCCTTCGACTCGGTGTTGGCGAAGAATCTCTGTTGCTTTTTGCAACAAAACCTGTGCTGTATAAGTACTCTTCTTGCACAGATGCTTACTTCCACACAGATTGAGGTATAATTTGCGGAGTCTACGAAACTGCCACAGGTGTTGACAGTTCTTAGGCACTTGCGTATGTAACTAGTGCAGGGAGGCTATATGGAAATCATCGCAAAACGCCGATGCAATCCAACGACTCTGGCGCAGTTGCTTGAGATTTTAGGGTATTATTTAAAGTTGCCCGCCTGCTTCTTAGACTTAAGGGGAAAATTTAGGTATTTCCCTGCCTCAAAAACGTCAATTTTGAAGTGATATCAAGGTTGCTAAAAATTTTCAGGGTGTTTTTTGCTTTATGTAGCAGCCCAGTAAAACTTAATCACATTAGTTTGCCAATGCTTGCCAAATTTTTCTGGTAAGGATAATTCGTGACAAGCTAAGACGCAATTAATTTTGTCAATTCGTAATAATCCTTAAAATTGAGTGAAATATGAGGTGTTAAATTCAGCTTGGTACTGTATTTTCATAGCAAGAAAGAATGATGCGTTTAAATCCGCCTACCTTAGCGAAGCTCCTCCGTTTGCGAAGCGTGTCCGAAGGACATAGGAGGCGGAGCCTCCCTAAAAATTGTGTTTACTAACCCGATTTTACCAATATTTTAGGTATGAATCTTATTGACAAACCAGCCGTAACCTTAACTTGTCAGCAATGGGTAGGGGTCTTGGGTCAAACACTTACCTTGTGCAGTTCAGGGCAAATTCTGTTTATTTGTGTCTACATATTTACTAAGGTTATAAATGGGTTAATTAAGCAGATATTGAATTCCCCTAATTTACTTACCTTTGCTTCCATTCTTTAAAAAGGAATGGATTTTCTAGAATTTATGGAGTTATATCTAACCAATCATGTTTAGAAAAATTTTCCAAAAATTGCCAGATCAACTCAAACTTCAGAATCAATTCATACTATTGCTGCTTTTAAGCACCATTATTCCTGTTTCTATCGTGGGATGGTACGGTATTTATTCTTCCACCAGCGCCCTATCGAAAGTTGCAAAAGAACAGCTGGAGGCTGAATCAAATAAAGAAGTCAACGATATCAGTGGATTTTTAAATGGTGTTAGCGATGACGTTTTATTCTTGAGCAAAATCCCCCCAATTCAAGGTATCATCCGAGCAAGAAAAGATGGCGGAGTAGATGGACAAAATAATTTATCGTACAACAGTTGGGTTGAACAGTTGCAGACTACCTTTACTGCCATGATGGAGCGTAAGCCCCGTTATATGCAACTCCGATATATAGACGAAAAAGGCCAAGAATTGGTGCGAGTTGATTCAGATGGCTCTAACATCAAAGTTATCCCCGAAACTAAACTGCAAAACAAGGGAGATAGGCCATATTTTAGCGAGACTATGAAGTTGTCTGTTGGGAGTATCTACGTCTCACGGGTGGATCTAAACCAGGAAAACGATCAAATTGAACGACCTTTTAAACCAGTGATTCGATACGCTACACCAATTATTGACTCAACTGGTCAAAAAAGAGGAATTGTCATTGCCAATGTATTTGCCGACAAATTCATAAAAGCGTTTAAAGAGGATAATAAAGAAGTAGAGAAGGGAAATAAAAACAAAGGTACAGAGAAGTTTCTGGTCAATCAAGACGGCTACTACATCTCCCATCCCAATCCTGAAAAGGAGTGGGGATTTGAGTTCAAAAATAATGAGAAATTAGACAAAGATTATTCTGTAGAAGTCGCTAAGCAAATATTGGGCAGTGAAAAAGGATTTATTGACAAGGGAGGTTATTTGTTTACCTACCATCGAGTCGATCCCAGTCCAAATCAACCGGAATTCTTAGTAGTTATTAATAAAGTCCCAAAGGATAGAGTTTTTGCTGCTGTCAACTCGTTTAAAATTGTTACCTCCCTGATTATTGTTGTTTCTCTAGCTGCGATCCTGCCTTTGGGAGTTGTCAGGGCACGCCAACTGGTAAATCTGATTAAGCAACTAATTAATGGAATATCTTCCTCTAGTCAGCAAATTTTCTCTGCGTTGGAACAGCAAGAACGCATAGCTAGTCTGCAAGCGGCTTCAGTACATGAAACCACTACGACTATGGATGAACTGGAAGCCTCCTGCCGACAATCAACTCAGCAAGCCAAAGCCGCTGCTACCGCCGCACAGCAAGCTCTTTCGCTTGCGGATAATGGCACCCAAGCAGTGGGAGAAAGCCTGGAAGGAATGTTCCTCTTGGAGGAGAAAGTAGCAGCAATCGCCGAACAAATTGTGCATCTGAGCGAGCAAGCCAGCCAAATTGGCAGTATTTCCCAAATTGTTTCTGAATTGGCAAACCGAACTAATATATTGGCGATCAATTCCTCAGTTGAAGCTGTCCGTGCCGGAGAGTATGGTAAAGGCTTTGCTGTGGTTGCTAATGAAATTACCAAATTATCCGACCAAAGTCAAAAATCTGCTGAAAAGATTAATGTCCTGGTTTCTAAAATCCAGAAGGCGATTAATTCAACAGTGATGGTAACAGAAGAAGGCACCAAAACAGTAAAGACGGGAGTGGAAATTGCTCAAAAAACAGATCGAGCTTTCGCCGGAGTGGCGGATGCCATTAACAATATGGTTTTAAACAATCAACAAATTTCGCTAAATCTCAAGCAGCAATTAGATGCTATCCAACAAGTTGTCCAAGCAATGGACACCATCAATAGGGGAGCAAAGGAAACTGCCACTGGCATTAGTCAAACTAGATCCGGTACCGAAGAACTTAACGCAACTGCCTTAATTTTGAAACGGATGGTATAGCTCAAAAAAGTAAATTGGGATGTTTTTTACTGACCAATGACTAATTATGTTTATAGAAGACGAAGAACTCCGGAATCTATATAAAATTTCCGGCGAAGAAAATTTGCAAAAACTAACAGATGGTTTGCTGCACCTACAAAAGCATCCTGATGATGAGGC includes:
- a CDS encoding response regulator, yielding MILTRLAEELNNLSKHASDGVLVLHKHTVVWNLHLSDGKLTYVTSEVHPVRRWNRALKQHCPNWNWGVEPLQLSGDQPWECHLLVQGISQRQLSAIQAKLVIRTIVQECFFELSSHTDFESNWKPSKTDILHVPSLVALSSREILSVLAQATNARQKWQAAGLGHLSPTLAPVLKPTVDFQELPVLEKKYFKNKFALWDIALEQEKSVTELTLSLIPWFEKGVLEFQNIPDLPLPNVKQTVVTTYPLSESKPVTSVQKQPLIACIDDSPVLAYTLRKILMPSGYQMLSIPEPMRGFSQLIEHKPDLILLDLLLPNADGYSICKFLRDTPVFRNTPIIILTERNTQIDRARAMSVGATEFLGKPPQSQELLQMVHKYLKQQSYPN
- a CDS encoding methyl-accepting chemotaxis protein, whose amino-acid sequence is MFRKIFQKLPDQLKLQNQFILLLLLSTIIPVSIVGWYGIYSSTSALSKVAKEQLEAESNKEVNDISGFLNGVSDDVLFLSKIPPIQGIIRARKDGGVDGQNNLSYNSWVEQLQTTFTAMMERKPRYMQLRYIDEKGQELVRVDSDGSNIKVIPETKLQNKGDRPYFSETMKLSVGSIYVSRVDLNQENDQIERPFKPVIRYATPIIDSTGQKRGIVIANVFADKFIKAFKEDNKEVEKGNKNKGTEKFLVNQDGYYISHPNPEKEWGFEFKNNEKLDKDYSVEVAKQILGSEKGFIDKGGYLFTYHRVDPSPNQPEFLVVINKVPKDRVFAAVNSFKIVTSLIIVVSLAAILPLGVVRARQLVNLIKQLINGISSSSQQIFSALEQQERIASLQAASVHETTTTMDELEASCRQSTQQAKAAATAAQQALSLADNGTQAVGESLEGMFLLEEKVAAIAEQIVHLSEQASQIGSISQIVSELANRTNILAINSSVEAVRAGEYGKGFAVVANEITKLSDQSQKSAEKINVLVSKIQKAINSTVMVTEEGTKTVKTGVEIAQKTDRAFAGVADAINNMVLNNQQISLNLKQQLDAIQQVVQAMDTINRGAKETATGISQTRSGTEELNATALILKRMV